From Terriglobales bacterium:
GCTCCGCAGGCGGAGCGCTTGCGGGTACCCGAACGAGAGTTCCTGGATTTCCTTAAGCAGGCGTTTGCGCAGAAGCGCAAGACGTTGTGGAATAATTTGAAGTCGCGTTACGATTCCAAGTTTCTAACAACAGCTTTGCGCCAGGCAGGAGTGCAACCCAGCAGCAGGGCAGAAGCGCTCTCCCTGGAGAAGATGGCCGGCCTCTTCCGCAAGTTACAGGCCGCGCCCGCAGATTGAGATAGATGATGAGTACCACCGTACGACAGCCCGCGGTGGCCGGTCACTTTTACTCTCGCGACCCTCTAGCGCTCAGCCGCGACCTTCGATCATTTTTTTCTCTCTCGGAACAAAAGATTAGCGCGCTGGGATGTGTGGTTCCTCACGCCGGCTATATCTATTCCGGACATGTCGCGGGTTCGGTGTATGCGGCCATGGAGCTACCGCAGCGCTTCATAGTTCTCGGTCCCAATCACACCGGTCATGGGAGCCCGCTGGCAATCATGCGCTCCGGCGCCTGGCAGACGCCGCTTGGGTGCGCGCCCATTGACTCCCGACTTGCCGAGCAGCTCTGCGATGCCTGCCCGTATCTGAAAGAGGACGCTATTGCCCATCGCGGCGAGCACGCCATCGAAGTGCAACTCCCCTTTCTGCAACTGGCAACGCCGGAATTTAGCTTTGTCCCCATCTCAGTGGGGACCAGCCAATACGAAATACTGCATGCCTTAGGCGA
This genomic window contains:
- the amrB gene encoding AmmeMemoRadiSam system protein B; this translates as MSTTVRQPAVAGHFYSRDPLALSRDLRSFFSLSEQKISALGCVVPHAGYIYSGHVAGSVYAAMELPQRFIVLGPNHTGHGSPLAIMRSGAWQTPLGCAPIDSRLAEQLCDACPYLKEDAIAHRGEHAIEVQLPFLQLATPEFSFVPISVGTSQYEILHALGEGLAGVLSEEKEKVLLISSSDMNHYEDDSTTREKDRKAIEKVLALDPQGLYDVVFREAITMCGSCPTVAMLVASKRLAAASAKLVKYATSGDISGDRSSVVGYAGIVIQ